The DNA segment TGTATTTAGCAGATACTTACCATCCACAGACCCAAATTTCAGGTCTACGCGCTCCATACCGAATTTTGATTAGTAATGTTGTTGTAGGCTGCGTTGTGGCATCTCTGATTTACTTTACTGGTTCTTGGAGAACAGAGACATTTCTGCAACGGGGAACTTTGCTTCCCAGCTTGGGGCTATTTACACTCTGGGCTATGGCATTAAGAATATGCGCGGCAAAGTGGACAAGAACGCAAGCTGAAAATAGTCGTTGGCTAATTTTGGGTGCAGATAAAAAAGCTATTCTCTTTGTGGAATATTTTCTAGAACGCAGTACATTAGGTCGCTTGGTTGTTCTAACCACCCCAGCACATAACATCAATCAGTTAGCAACAAGTAATCGAGTTTCTACGGGGAGTCTCGATGACTTACCCCAATGGAGTCAACAATCTTGGTCAGGGGTAATAGTAACAACAAAATTATCTGATGTACAGATACAGCAGTTGATCCAGTTACGGTTATCTGGTGTCTCTATCTACAAAATACCCGATATTTGTGAAAGCCTGTGGTACAAACTTCCTTCGTCTCTGCTTCAGCGTAATTGGCTGGCTTTTGGCAATGGTTTTAATTTAGCTGCTGATAGCATTAGTCAGAGGATGAAGCGCTTAACAGATATTATTCTGGCATGGTTATTACTGCTGCTTTTATCTCCATTGATGTTGCTCGTATTAGTAGCTATTAAGTTGAATAGTCCAGGTCCTGTGTTTTATACACAAATGCGAACTGGTTGGGAAGGTAAGCCGTTTAGAGTTTACAAGTTCCGTTCTATGTATCAAGATGCCGAAAAACGGGGGGCGCAGTGGGCTGGCGAACAGGACCCTCGAATTACGATGGTAGGACGTTGGTTACGCATCACAAGAATTGATGAACTACCACAGATATTAAACGTTCTCCGCGGAGAAATGAGCTTCATTGGCCCTCGTCCAGAACGACCAGAATTTGATGTGCAGTTGCGAGAAGAAATTCCCTACTATGACTTACGTTATGTTGTCAAACCTGGAATTACAGGCTGGGCGCAGGTGATGTATCCCTACGGCTCATCAGTAAAAGATGCTTATGAAAAGTTATCTTATGATCTCTATTACATCAAAAATTACTCCCTGGCTTTGGATTTGGCAATCTTTTTCAAAACCATTAGAGTAGTACTATTAGGTAAAGGTAGGTAAACTACCGACTACTAATTGCTGTAGCAATATGGTCATGGCTTTTAGCCCATACTTTACATCACTACAATTTTCAGATGAATCAAAAAGTTTTAGTCACTGGTGGCGCTGGATACATTGGCTCTCATGTAGTTCGTCAGTTGGGCGAAGCAGGCTACGATGTTGTGGTGTATGACAATTGTTCTACAGGTTCACCCAAAGCCATACTAAATGGTGAGTTAATTGTTGGTGATTTGAAAGATGTTGAATGTCTGTGTGAGGTATTTTCTCAGCACCAGTTTACGGCAGTGTTACACTTTGCCGCTAGCCTGAGTGTACCGGAATCTGTGGCTCATCCCCTAGAGTATTACGCTAACAATACTTGCAACACGCTGAATTTACTTCGCTGTTGCCACAATGTGGGTGTGAAACAAATTATCTTTTCTAGTACAGCAGCTGTCTATGGACAACCAGAAAAGATTCCTGTGACTGAATCTTCACCAACTGAACCTATTAACCCCTATGGGCGGTCAAAACTTGCTTGTGAATGGCTGATTCGTGATTATGCCAAGGCTTCTGATTTACGTTACGTAATTTTACGTTACTTTAATGTTGCCGGAGCCGAACCTGGTGGGCGATTGGGACAGATGTTAAAGGACGCATCTCATTTAATTCGTGTTACCTGTGACACTGCGCTTCGACGTAGAACAGAAGTAAAAATTTTTGGGACAGATTTTCCGACACCAGATGGAACGGCAATTAGAGACTATATTCATGTTGAAGATTTAGCAGCAGCACATTTAGATGCTTTGACTTATTTAGAGCAAGGTAAGGAAAGCCAAGTTCTCAACTGTGGTTATGGAAAAGGATACAGTGTTCGTGAAGTGATTGAACGGGTTAAGGTAATTTCTGGGGTAGATTTTCGGGTGATTGAAACAGAACGTCGTGCTGGCGATCCGGCTTGTGTGATTGCTGGTGCTGATAAAATTGGCGAGTTACTGGGTTGGAATCCAAAATATAATGATTTAGATCAAATTGTATCCACTACCCTAGCCTGGGAAATGGCTCAGAAAGATTTAATGTTAAATTAATGTATTGTAATTTAGCTCGTAGTAAGGGCTTAAGCCCTGAATTCAGGACTAAAGTCCTGACTATAAACCTTTAATTTTTTATTCCTAATTATACCATTTTTATCTAAAGATACTATTATTTTGAGCGGCTCTGATCAGTCAAAGTTCAAATTTATATAGATTTGACAAACATCCTCTTAAACTCAATGCAGGTTCATACGCAAGCTATACCTGTAATGATTTTTCTGGCATACTTTTTTGGCGATCGCTTATTTCTTTTGTAAAATTAGATGATTACGTTCAGTTAATTTGGCTTGCCAATTCGGTTCAACTATAATTGTGCTAATTTTTTCTACGATGATTGCACTCCCATTAATAATATCTTCTGGTTGTAAATCTTCTCGTCGATAAACGGGTGCTTCATGCCATTGGTTATCTGTAAACATTCTGACTGTTTCCACAGGCTTTGGTGCTTCATCTATGGGACGAATACGAGTAATTAAGGGTTCTTCGGGTGTATCCATTTTCTGAATTATTTCTATTGAGGCAGATTCGATAATTAAGGTTTTCTCTATTTGAATGAAACCGTAGCGAGATTGATGTTCAATCTCAAATTCTTGTCGCATGACTGCTATATCTGAGGCAAAATTGATATTTAAGGTTGAGTTCGTACCTTCATATTTTAAATTTACTTTTTGGACTATTGTTTCTTGACTATTTAGGCTTTTTGAGGTTAATTCATTTCTCGCTTGAGTTTCTAATGTTGCCATTAGTTGCTGTAATTGCGGGATTAATTCTGGGGTTAAAGGCTGTTCTACTCCGGCTTCTCTAATTGACCTAATATCA comes from the Nodularia sp. NIES-3585 genome and includes:
- a CDS encoding sugar transferase — its product is MTINITVGKNKLSENNNILFGNVISILLLLADILGLILSLSIALWLRWGQNLNGFDPLIYLFALLVIAGLYLADTYHPQTQISGLRAPYRILISNVVVGCVVASLIYFTGSWRTETFLQRGTLLPSLGLFTLWAMALRICAAKWTRTQAENSRWLILGADKKAILFVEYFLERSTLGRLVVLTTPAHNINQLATSNRVSTGSLDDLPQWSQQSWSGVIVTTKLSDVQIQQLIQLRLSGVSIYKIPDICESLWYKLPSSLLQRNWLAFGNGFNLAADSISQRMKRLTDIILAWLLLLLLSPLMLLVLVAIKLNSPGPVFYTQMRTGWEGKPFRVYKFRSMYQDAEKRGAQWAGEQDPRITMVGRWLRITRIDELPQILNVLRGEMSFIGPRPERPEFDVQLREEIPYYDLRYVVKPGITGWAQVMYPYGSSVKDAYEKLSYDLYYIKNYSLALDLAIFFKTIRVVLLGKGR
- the galE gene encoding UDP-glucose 4-epimerase GalE, producing the protein MNQKVLVTGGAGYIGSHVVRQLGEAGYDVVVYDNCSTGSPKAILNGELIVGDLKDVECLCEVFSQHQFTAVLHFAASLSVPESVAHPLEYYANNTCNTLNLLRCCHNVGVKQIIFSSTAAVYGQPEKIPVTESSPTEPINPYGRSKLACEWLIRDYAKASDLRYVILRYFNVAGAEPGGRLGQMLKDASHLIRVTCDTALRRRTEVKIFGTDFPTPDGTAIRDYIHVEDLAAAHLDALTYLEQGKESQVLNCGYGKGYSVREVIERVKVISGVDFRVIETERRAGDPACVIAGADKIGELLGWNPKYNDLDQIVSTTLAWEMAQKDLMLN